In Bacillus toyonensis BCT-7112, a single window of DNA contains:
- the pcrA gene encoding DNA helicase PcrA — MQAYMSMTDKLLNGLNPQQQKAVQTTNGPLLLMAGAGSGKTRVLTHRIAYLLGEKGVAPWNVLAITFTNKAAREMRERIDTLVGPEAEDIWISTFHSMCVRILRRDIDRIGINRNFTILDSGDQLTVVKKIMKERNIDPKKFEPRSILAGISNAKNELLSADKYAKKITIADPYEKLTSDVYTEYQKRLLKNNSLDFDDLIMTTIQLFERVPEVLEFYQRKFQYIHVDEYQDTNKAQYLLVKHLATRFKNLCVVGDSDQSIYRWRGADISNILSFEKDYENAQVILLEQNYRSSQNILNAANAVIEKNTNRKPKKLWTDNQVGSKISYYRAATEKDEAYFVAKKIRDDIQMGNRKYTDFAVLYRTNAQSRMVEEIFLKSNIPYKIVGGTKFYDRKEIKDILAYLRLIGNPDDEISFARIINMPKRGIGATSIDKIINYGVQNGISLTAVFDEIEHVGVSAKITKAVKEFASLLHNWVNMQEYLSVTELVEEVIEKTGYREMLKNERSLEAEGRLENLDEFLSVTQTFESQSEDKSLVAFLTDLALVADIDRVDEDPTAGEEVILMTMHSAKGLEFPVVFIVGLEEGIFPHTRSLMEEDEMQEERRLAYVGITRAEEELYLSNAQMRTLFGRTSMNAASRFITEIPAELVEPLNETAPKRETSFSAKGRTTGAAATTTRSRSAFVRPAVKTTGGEQIGWAVGDKASHQKWGVGTVVSVKGEGDSKELDIAFPSPIGVKRLLAKFAPVTKQ; from the coding sequence GTGCAGGCGTATATGAGTATGACGGATAAGTTATTAAATGGTTTAAATCCACAGCAACAAAAAGCAGTGCAAACAACGAATGGACCGCTACTATTAATGGCGGGAGCGGGTAGTGGTAAAACACGTGTGTTAACACATCGTATTGCATATTTACTTGGTGAAAAAGGTGTAGCGCCATGGAATGTACTAGCTATTACCTTTACAAATAAGGCTGCTCGTGAAATGCGCGAGCGTATTGATACACTTGTCGGACCAGAAGCAGAAGATATTTGGATTTCTACGTTCCACTCTATGTGTGTACGTATTTTACGACGTGATATCGATCGTATTGGTATTAATCGTAACTTTACAATCTTAGATTCAGGCGATCAGTTAACTGTAGTCAAAAAAATTATGAAAGAGCGTAATATTGATCCGAAGAAATTTGAGCCGCGCTCTATTTTAGCCGGCATTAGTAATGCGAAAAATGAACTGTTATCTGCAGATAAATATGCAAAAAAAATTACAATCGCTGATCCATATGAAAAATTAACGAGCGATGTATATACAGAATATCAAAAACGTCTTTTGAAAAATAACTCATTAGACTTTGATGATTTAATTATGACAACGATTCAGCTATTTGAACGTGTTCCAGAAGTACTAGAGTTTTATCAGCGCAAGTTCCAATATATTCACGTGGATGAGTATCAAGATACGAACAAAGCACAGTACCTTCTTGTTAAACATTTAGCAACACGTTTTAAAAACCTTTGTGTTGTGGGTGACTCAGATCAGTCTATTTATCGTTGGCGTGGTGCGGATATTTCTAACATTTTGTCATTCGAAAAAGACTATGAGAATGCGCAAGTTATTCTGTTAGAACAAAACTATCGCTCGTCACAAAATATTTTAAATGCAGCCAATGCTGTTATTGAAAAAAATACGAATCGTAAACCGAAAAAATTATGGACAGACAACCAAGTTGGGAGCAAAATTTCGTATTATCGTGCTGCAACTGAAAAGGACGAAGCGTATTTTGTTGCGAAAAAAATTCGTGATGATATTCAAATGGGTAACCGAAAATATACTGACTTTGCAGTATTATATCGTACGAATGCTCAGTCTCGTATGGTTGAGGAGATTTTCCTGAAATCTAATATCCCTTATAAAATTGTCGGCGGTACGAAGTTCTACGACCGTAAAGAAATTAAAGACATTTTGGCGTACTTACGTTTAATTGGGAATCCTGATGATGAGATTAGTTTCGCACGTATTATTAACATGCCGAAGCGCGGGATTGGTGCGACTTCTATCGATAAAATTATTAATTACGGTGTGCAAAACGGAATTTCATTAACGGCTGTATTTGATGAAATTGAGCATGTTGGTGTAAGTGCAAAAATTACAAAGGCAGTAAAAGAATTCGCAAGTTTACTACACAACTGGGTAAATATGCAAGAGTACTTATCTGTTACAGAATTAGTAGAAGAAGTCATTGAAAAAACAGGATATCGCGAGATGTTGAAAAATGAGCGTTCTTTAGAAGCAGAAGGCCGTTTAGAAAACTTAGATGAGTTTTTATCTGTTACGCAAACGTTCGAATCTCAAAGTGAAGATAAGAGCCTTGTTGCATTCCTAACAGACTTAGCTCTTGTCGCGGATATTGATCGTGTAGATGAAGATCCAACTGCTGGTGAAGAAGTTATTTTAATGACGATGCACTCAGCAAAAGGGCTAGAGTTCCCTGTAGTCTTTATCGTTGGTTTAGAGGAAGGAATATTCCCGCATACGCGTTCTCTTATGGAAGAAGATGAAATGCAAGAAGAGCGTCGCCTTGCTTATGTAGGTATTACTCGTGCAGAAGAAGAATTATACTTATCGAATGCGCAAATGCGTACTTTATTTGGTAGGACAAGTATGAATGCAGCATCTCGATTTATTACAGAAATCCCGGCAGAGTTGGTGGAACCATTAAATGAAACAGCGCCGAAGCGTGAAACTTCGTTTAGTGCAAAAGGAAGAACGACAGGAGCTGCGGCAACAACAACACGC